One Alligator mississippiensis isolate rAllMis1 chromosome 1, rAllMis1, whole genome shotgun sequence genomic window carries:
- the LOC132249259 gene encoding delta-1-pyrroline-5-carboxylate synthase-like, giving the protein MLASLSASIPHLQNKGQQCCPLLSTPSGTVSARAGISSSRGCLMMLCRAALSPCFHAPGRSLLFSPWSIAAIARPSLPAHNWVLKNGSVRCWSNIPFITVPLSRTHGKSFAHRSELKHAKRIVVKLGSAVVTRGDECGLALGRLASIVEQVSMLQNQGREMMIVTSGAVAFGKQRLRHEILLSQSVRQALHSGQNQLKDMAIPVLEARACAAAGQSGLMALYEAMFTQYSICAAQILVTNLDFHDEQKRRNRNGTLHELLRMNIVPIINTNDAVVPPPEPNSDLQGVISVKDNDSLAARLAVEMKTDLLIVLSDVEGLFDSPPGSDDAKLIDIFYPGDQQSVTFGTKSRVGMGGMEAKGGENSRAYVKAALWALQGGTSVVIANGTPPKISGHVITDIVEGKKVGTFFSEVKPAGPTVEQQAEMARAGGRILAALQPEQRADIIYHLADLLTDQREEILLANKKDMEEAENKGRLALPLMKRLSLSTSKLNSLAIGLRQIAASSQDSVGRVIRRTRIAKDLELEQVTVPIGVLLVIFESRPDCLPQVSALAIASGNGLLLKGGREASHSNQILHHLTQEALSIHGVKDAVQLVNTREEVEDLCRLDKLIDLIIPRGSSQLVRDIQKAAKGIPGMGHSEGICHVYVDADASVEKVTRIVRDSKCEYPAACNALETLLIHRDQLRTPLFDQIIDMLRVEQVKIHAGPRFASYLTFSPSEVKSLRTEYGDLECCIEVVDSVQEAIEHIHKYGSSHTDVIVTENEKTAEYFLQHVDSACVFWNASTRFSDGYRLGLGAEVGISTSRIHARGPVGIEGLLTTKWLLRGDNHVVSDFSEHGSMKYLHENLPIPQRNTD; this is encoded by the exons ATGCTTGCTTCTCTCAGTGCCTccattccccatctgcaaaataaaGGGCAACAGTGCTGCCCCTTGCTTTCCACTCCGAGTGGGACAGTATCTGCAAGAGCAG GCATCAGTAGTTCTCGTGGGTGTCTCATGATGCTGTGTCGAGCTGCTCTGAGCCCCTGCTTCCACGCCCCTGGACGGTCCCTTCTCTTCTCACCATGGTCCATCGCAGCTATTGCCCGCCCTT ctctccctgcccacaACTGGGTGCTGAAGAATGGCTCTGTCCGCTGCTGGAGCAACATCCCATTCATCACTGTGCCACTCAGCCGGACGCACGGCAAGTCGTTTGCTCACCGCAGTGAACTGAAGCACGCTAAGCGGATCGTGGTGAAGCTGGGCAGTGCTGTGGTCACCCGTGGAGATGAGTGTGGATTGGCTCTTGGGCGGCTGGCATCCATTGTTGAGCAG GTGTCGATGCTTCAGAACCAGGGCCGAGAGATGATGATTGTCACCAGTGGAGCCGTGGCTTTTGGCAAGCAGCGACTGCGCCATGAGATCCTGCTCTCCCAGAGCGTGCGACAGGCCTTGCACTCTGGGCAGAACCAGCTGAAGGACATG GCTATCCCGGTCCTGGAGGCACGAGcttgtgcagctgctgggcagagtGGACTGATGGCTTTGTATGAGGCCATGTTCACGCAGTACAGCATCTGTGCAGCTCAG ATCTTAGTCACCAACCTGGATTTCCATGATGAGCAGAAACGCCGGAACCGGAATGGGACATTGCACGAGCTGCTGCGAATGAACATTGTCCCCATCATTAACACCAATGACGCTGTTGTTCCACCTCCAGAGCCAAACAGTGATCTGCAGGGG GTCATTAGCGTGAAGGATAATGATAGTTTGGCAGCACGACTGGCGGTAGAAATGAAGACCGATCTCCTAATTGTTCTCTCGGACGTGGAAG GACTCTTTGACAGCCCCCCGGGGTCAGATGATGCGAAGCTTATTGACATATTTTACCCGGGAGACCAGCAGTCTGTGACCTTTGGAACCAAATCCCGGGTAGGAATGGGAGGCATGGAAGCCAAGGGAGGAGAAAACTCTAGAGCCTAT GTAAAGGCTGCTCTGTGGGCCCTCCAAGGGGGCACTTCTGTGGTCATTGCAAATGGGACGCCCCCAAAGATCTCTGGCCACGTCATCACGGACATTGTGGAAGGGAAAAAAGTTGGCACCTTTTTTTCAGAAGTGAAACCTGCAG GCCCTACTGTAGAACAGCAGGCTGAAATGGCTCGAGCTGGTGGCAGGATCCTGGCAGCATTACAACCTGAACAG AGAGCTGATATTATCTATCATCTTGCTGACTTACTGACAGACCAGAGAGAAGAAATTCTGTTGGCAAACAAGAAAGACATGGAAGAAGCTGAGAACAAAG GGAGACTGGCGCTTCCTTTGATGAAGAGACTGAGTCTGTCTACGTCCAAGCTGAACAGCTTGGCCATTGGTCTGCGCCAGATTGCAGCATCCTCGCAGGACAGTGTGGGCCGTGTCATTCGCCGGACGCGAATAGCAAAGGACTTGGAATTGGAGCAGGTGACAGTGCCCATTGGTGTCCTGCTGGTGATCTTCGAGTCCCGCCCAGACTGCCTCCCACAG GTGTCTGCTTTGGCCATTGCCAGTGGAAATGGTTTATTGCTGAAAGGCGGAAGGGAGGCATCACATAGCAATCAGATCCTTcaccacctgacacaggaagcaCTTTCTATCCATGGGGTCAAAGATGCAGTGCAGCTG GTGAATACCAGAGAGGAAGTAGAGGACCTCTGCCGCTTGGACAAACTGATAGATCTGATCATTCCACGCGGGTCATCTCAGCTTGTTAGGGACATCCAGAAAGCAGCTAAAGGGATCCCAGGGATGGGGCACAGTGAAGGGATCTGCCATGTATATGTGGACGCAGATGCCAGTGTTGAGAAGGTCACAAGGATAG TCAGAGACTCAAAGTGTGAATATCCTGCTGCTTGCAATGCTCTGGAGACGCTCTTGATTCACCGGGACCAGCTGCGAACCCCACTGTTTGATCAGATCATCGACATGCTGAGAGTGGAGCAG GTGAAGATTCATGCTGGCCCTAGGTTTGCATCTTACTTGACTTTCAGTCCTTCAGAAGTGAAGTCTCTCCGTACAGAATACGGAGACCTGGAATGCTGCATCGAGGTGGTGGACAGTGTCCAGGAAGCCATTGAACATATCCACAAATATGGAAGCTCTCACACAGATGTGATCGTCACAGAGAATG AGAAAACGGCAGAGTACTTCCTGCAGCACGTGGACAGTGCCTGCGTGTTCTGGAATGCCAGCACCCGATTCTCCGACGGATACCGCTTGGGGCTTG GGGCCGAGGTTGGAATCAGTACTTCTCGTATCCATGCCCGTGGACCGGTGGGGATCGAGGGACTATTAACTACAAAGTGGCTGCTGAGAGGGGACAATCATGTTGTGTCTGACTTCTCAGAGCATGGGAGCATGAAATATCTTCATGAGAACCTCCCCATCCCTCAGAGGAACACCGACTGA